In one window of Microplitis demolitor isolate Queensland-Clemson2020A chromosome 4, iyMicDemo2.1a, whole genome shotgun sequence DNA:
- the LOC106694062 gene encoding zinc finger protein 32-like — MAESFVLVLRYKFISFVTSPLINSSLKQLLFYDFVLNIFFFARAIVAEEGALISILRSSFGSKTSKYSLKKSLSTASNESRSPRSVDESASESGTSLRRERSSREVVFPDSFEVLPQPRDLTYVGLPHEQQRKFRCRFCGKGYRWKSTMRRHETVECGGKPPAFQCPECPYKARQRGNLTVHYKRHHQKMPYDEVSQASLE; from the exons ATGGCTGAATCATTTGTGTTGG tattacgttataaatttatttctttcgtTACTTCCCCCCTTATTAATTCCTCacttaaacaattattattttatgattttgttttaaatatattttttttcgcccGGGCAATTGTTGCAGAAGAGGGTGCGCTAATTTCAATTCTGCGTTCAAGCTTCGGCAGTAAAACCAGCAAGTATTCACTGAAGAAATCACTTTCGACAGCAAGCAACGAGAGTCGCAGTCCGAGATCTGTGGACGAGAGTGCCAGCGAGAGCGGGACCTCACTTAGACGGGAGCGTTCGTCCCGCGAGGTCGTATTTCCAGATTCCTTTGAAGTATTGCCGCAGCCGCGGGATCTGACCTACGTCGGGCTGCCCCACGAGCAGCAGCGTAAATTTCGGTGCCGCTTCTGCGGCAAAGGCTACCGATGGAAGAGCACAATGCGTCGACATGAGACGGTAGAGTGCGGAGGCAAACCTCCGGCTTTTCAGTGTCCCGAGTGTCCCTACAAAGCTCGTCAGCGCGGTAACCTTACGGTCCATTACAAACGTCACCACCAGAAGATGCCCTACGACGAGGTTTCACAAGCTTCGctagaataa